The Polaribacter sp. MED152 region TTGACAAAGGTAGAGCCATGCAAATGGAATTTGAAGGTTTAAGTTTGTTAGATTATGCAGTTAATGCCACTTTAGCTATCAGCAATGTAATTTTAAAGAAACAAGATAAAGCTGGTATTTTATCATTTTCTAAAAAGCTTGAGGATATTGTAGTTGCCGAAAAACGAAATTCTCAAATGAGTTTAATTTCTGAAGCTTTGTATAGAATTAAAACTAATTTTTCTGAGTCTGATTTTAGCAGTTTGTATACAATTGTTAAAAGAAAAATTAGACAGCGAAGTTTACTTGTTCTCTTTTCCAATTTTGAAACTTTAGATGGTTTAAATAGGCAACTTCCCTATTTAAGAGCTTTAGCTAAAAATCACTTAGTTTTGGTTGTGTTTTTTAAAAATACAGAATTGAATGTATTAATTGAAAAAGAATCAAAAAATATTCAAGATGTTTATGATGCTATTATTGCAGAAAAGTTTCTGTATGAGAAAAAGCAAATTGTAAACGAATTAAAAAAATACGGTATACAATCTGTATTGACAACGCCTAAAGATCTTACAGGAGATACTATTGAAAAATATTTAAGTTTAAAATCGAGAGGATTATTTTAATTTATTATTATATTTCCATATTGAAATTAACCAAAATTATAACGAATAATTAATAAAAAAAATGAATTGGTATTTAAAAGTATTAAGACAGTATGCAGATTTTAAAGGTAGAGCTAGAAGAAAAGAATTTTGGATGTTCTACTTATTCAATACAATAATAACCTTATTTTTTCGAATATTAGATCATTTATTAGGAACAAATTATGGTGATTATGATGATCAAGGAATTTTAGAATCTATTTACGGTTTAATCGTTATAATTCCGTTTATAGCAGTAACAGCAAGAAGAATGCACGATGTTGGTAAAAGTGGATGGTTTATGTTAATTCCTTTTTACAATTTCTACTTAAGTGTTATTGATGGTGAACCACATGCAAATAAATGGGGAGATAACCCAAAAGGCATAGGTAACGACTCTATGATTAATCAAATTGGTAAAGAATAATTTACTCTTCTAATTTAGCCCATTTACCATAATAAATAATGGTAGTTCTAATGCTACTATTAATTCTTAAAGTACTGGTATTATTGGCAAATAAAGTTAGGTTAGCAGTTAAGCTTTCTTTATTGGCATTAAGAATATAAGTTAAGTTGTACCTGTTTTTACTACTGTCAAATTCTATTTTAGTTCTGGCAGGTACACCTTTAAACACAAGTCCACTCTCAGAAGTGTAATCACCACCTATTTGTTGTTCTCCATAATAAGGTAGGTACAAATCGATACTATCGTTTTTAATTTTAAAGAAATTGGGATTATTAATTAAACTAATTCTAGCCAAGTTACTTCCTGGAGGTAGTAAATTTTCTAATCCTCTTGTATTTGTGAATGCAACAGGGTTTGCTGCATCAGAAACTATTTCTATTTGAGCATTTTCTACAGCACTTTTTAAATTTGCAATTTGAGTTGCACTAACTTTATTTTTAGAACTGGCACAACCTACAATAACCATAGAAAAAATGCCTAAAATTAAATATCTCATAATGTTATTTTTTCACTTAAAATACATCAAAATTAATACCACATTCTGCGAATTGAGATTATATTTGACGATTAAAGATAAGATTTTAATATGAGCTTAGAAATTATTTATGAAGATGCATATTTGTTATGTGTAACCAAACCTAATAATGTTTTGGTACATCATGCCTACCATTCCAGAAATATGGCCGATGAAAAATCACTTCTTCAACTAGTTTCTGAAGAAACTGGGTTAAAAGTTTATCCTATTCATAGATTAGACAGAAAAACTTCTGGAGCAATTTTATTGGCAAAAGAAAAAGAATATGTGGCTAAATTTCAAGATTTGTTTACTAAGAATCAAATTCAGAAAATATATTATGGGGTTGTACGTGGTTTTTCACCATCTACAAAACGTATAGATTCTCCTGTAAAAGGTAGAGATGCTAATGTGCATAAAGAGGCGTTAACAGAATTAAAAACCTTAGCGAAAATTACTTTAGATATTGCTGTAAAACCTTATGATAGCAGCAGATATAGTTTGATTGAGCTTTTTCCAAAAACGGGTAGAATGCATCAATTAAGAGTGCATAGTAATAAAATTAGTCATCCATTAATAGGTGATGCAAAATATGGTGATAAAAATCATGATATGATGTTTGAGCAAAACTTCGGATTTAAAAACCTTTTTTTACATGCAGGTAAATTGGAATTTATTCATCCTTATACCCAAGAAACCTTAATTTTAAAATCAACTTTTCCAACTGATTGGATTCAGCTTTTTGAAAAGTTCAATTGGAAAAACCCTTTAGAATAAAAAAATCCTGCATTTGCAGGATTTTTTTATTGTTCTATAGATTGTGCTTGAAAAGCAACCAAAGTACTTTCTTCAAATTGAGGAGATATTTCTATGGGGTTGCAGCATACTTCACAATCTTCTATATAAGTTTGTTGTCTTACACTGCTGTCTAAAATCATTGAGATTTCTTCCCAACAATAAGGACATTGAAAAAAATGTTCTTGCTCCACCTCTAGTCTTCGATCACTTTTAATACTAATTTTCCTTTTTTATCTCCAGAAAACAATCTGTTATAGGTTTCATGGAAATTCTCAATGCCTTCGTAAATATCTTCTTTAGATTTTAATTTACCCTCTTTCATCCATATTCCCATTTGTTTTGCGGCTTCTCCAAATTTCTTCGTATAATCCATTACAACCATACCTTGCATTGTAGAACGAGTTACTAATAATGATAAATAATTACTTGGCCCATCCACTTTAGACTTGTTATTGTATTGAGAAATGGCACCACAAATTACAACTCTAGCATGCATTCTTAATTTGCTTAGTGCTGCATCTAAAATTTTACCACCAACATTATCAAAAAAGACATCTACACCTTGAGGACACTTTTGTTTTAATGCAGAATAGATGTTTTCTGATTTGTAATCAATAGCATCATCAAAACCTAATTCATTTACAATGTAATCGCATTTTTCTTTACCACCAGCAATTCCAATTACTGTACAGCCTTTAATCTTGGCAATTTGTCCAACAATACTACCTACAGCACCAGCCGCTCCAGAAACCAAGACAATATCACCTTCAACTATTTTACCCACTTCTGTAATTCCGAAATAAGCCGTCATTCCTGGCATACCTAAAGTTCCAATATACATAGGCATAGGTGCTAAATTCGTATCTACTTTATACCAACCATCACCATTTGTTATGGCATATTGTTGCACACCACCCCAACTTGTAACTGTATCACCAATTTCGAATTTAGGGTTTCCATTATTTTTAATGACTTTACCAACTGATCCAGCTCTCATTACTGCATCTATTTCAACTGGAGGAATGTATGATTTTGTATCATTCATCCAGCCACGCATTGCAGGATCTAAAGAAATATAATGATGTTGTACTAAAATTTCTCCTTCTTCCAATTCAGGAACTTCATTTGTTTGTAATTCCCAAGTATCTGCATCTGGCACACCTGAAGGTCTCTTTTTAAATATAATCTGTTTATTCGTCATGAATTGATCTGTTTTGAACCCTAAATTTAATTAATAATTATTTATTTCTAAAATAACATTTGTTAAGATTGATTTACTCAAATATTGTTGCTCTAAGTCTGATTGAAAGGGTATTGGAGTATCTAAACTACCTACTCTTTTAACAGGTGCATCTAAACTATTAAAACAATTTTCTGTAATTAACGCAGAAATATCACTAGCAATTCCTCCAAACAAAGAGTCTTCTTGTACAATGACAGCTTTATTGGTTTTACGTACTGATTTGTAGATGGTTTCTGTATCTAAGGGTTGTAAAGTTCTTAAGTCAATTACATCTGCAGATATTTCTTTATGTTTATTTAACACTTCTAAAACCCAATGTACAGTAGCTCCATAAGCAATAATGGTTAGATTTACACCTTCTTTTATCAGGTTTGCTTTACCAATTTCTACAGTATAGTTATTCTTTGGAACATCTTGATATACTGATCTGTATAAAGCTTTGTGCTCAAAAAATAAAACCGGATTTGGATCTTGAATTGCACTACCTAATAATCCTTTTGCATCTTCAGGAAATGCTGGATAAACTACTTTTAAACCAGGGGTTTTTGTAAACCAAGCTTCATTCGTCTGCGAATGAAAAGGGCCAGCTCCTACTCCTGCTCCACAAGGCATTCTAATGACTACATCTGCATTTTGAGCCCATCTGTAATGAGATTTTGCTAATAAGTTTACGATGGGATTAAATCCTGAAGATACAAAGTCAGCAAATTGCATTTCAACAACAGCCTTTATTCCATTTAAAGACAAACCATAGGCTGTAGAAACGATTGCAGACTCACAAATGGGTGTATTTCTGACTCGATCTTTACCAAATTTATCTGTGAAACCATCCGTAATTTTAAAAACACCACCATAACCTGCAACATCTTGACCCATAATAACAAGATGATCATCTTGTTCCATTGCCTGTTCTAAACCTTCTGAAATGGCATCTACAAAACGTATATTATTCGTTAATTTTGATGGTTTTATCTCTTTAAATTGAAATGGTTTGTAAACATCATTTAACTCTTTTTCTAAATTAGGAATGATTTTTTCTTCAGCGTAAGCGATTTCTAAATGCTCATTTATTTCTGAAGTGATGATTGTCTTAAATTCATTATCTATTTCATCATTCAAAATAGATTTGCTTCTAAGGTAATTTTCAAAATTGATAATTGGGTCTTTCGCTCCCCAAAAATCTAACAATTCTTGAGGCACATATTTAGTACCACTTGCCTCTTCATGACCTCTAACTCTAAATGTTTTGAATTCAATTAAAATAGGTCTGGGTGTTAATCGCATACTTTCCGCTAATTCTTTAACTTTAGTATACACCTCTAGAATATTATTACCTTCTATAATATGGCTTTCCATTCCATATCCTATTCCTTTATCTGCTATATTTTTACAGTTAAACTGTTCTGATGTAGGTGTTGATAAACCATAACCATTATTTTCTACACAAAATAAAACTGGTAAACTCCATACAGAAGCTATATTAAGAGCCTCATGAAAATCTCCTTCACTAGTGCCTCCTTCACCTGTAAAAACAGCACAAACTTTTTGTTTATTTTGTAGTTTATTAGCCAAAGCAATACCATCTGCAACCCCTAATTGAGGCCCCAAGTGAGATATCATTCCAATAATATTGAATTCTTGAGTACCAAAATGAAAGCTCCTATCTCTACCTTTGGTGAATCCGCTCATCTTTCCTTGCCATTGAGCAAATAATCGATATAAAGGAATTTCTCTGGTTGTAAAAACACCTAAATTTCGATGCATAGGTAAAATATATTCGTCTGTATCTAATGCTTTAGTTACACCAACAGAAATGGCTTCTTGACCAATACCAGAAAACCATTTAGATATTTTTCCTTGACGTAATAAAATCAACATCTTCTCCTCTATTAATCGAGGTTTCAACATTGATTGATATAAATTTAATAATGTGGAATGATCTAAATTATAATTTGAATTATAATCAATATTATCTGTCATAAATTATCAATTTATTAATTATAACAAACATAATGAAAGATGAATTCATTGCATAAAAAAATCCTTATCAATTTGATAAGGATTTAGTTTTATATAAAAAGTTAGAATTATAGCTCTGCAAAAATTGCATGCATCATTCTTTTCTTGTCATTAATACTCTCTTCTAAGGCAATCATAGTTTCTGTTCTGTTTACACCTGGAACATCATCTATTTGATAAATAATATCTTTTGCATCGTTTGTACCTTTCGCTCTTACTTTACAAAAAATATTGTATTTACCTGCTGTAACGTATGCTACTGTTACGTTTGGTATACGTCTTAAGTTTTCTATAACGCTTTGAGTCATTGAAGTTTTCTCTAAATAAACACCAACATGAGCTATAAAAGAATATCCCATTTTCTCATAGTTTAGCGTTAAAGTAGATCCTTGAATAATACCTTCATCTTCCATTTTTTTAACACGAACGTGTATTGTTCCAGCTGATACTAAAAGTTGTTTAGCAATGTCTGTAAATGGTGTTCTTGCATTCTCGATCAAAATATCTAATATTTGGTGATCTATTTCGTCTAAGATGAATTTTTTCATTTTTGTGTTTTATTCAATTTATGTGGCAAATTTATAAATTTAATTTAATCTAATTGAATAAAACATGAGAAAAATTTAAATATTTTTCGATTCGAAAACGATTTCGTAATGTCCTGTTTTACCAATTACGTCATTATTTGGTACTTTCTCTAACTTAGAAACCAGTCTATTATCTACAATTTCATCTATGTATTGATAGCCTTCTAGTGAACCGTTTTTATATTTATGTATTACATCTAAAAACTTTTTATCATTATTTGGAATAGTAAAATAAGCTTCGTAATCTATAAAAGTGTCTGAAATTGCAATATGATGCAAGCCCTGCAAAATACTGTAAAATGTATATTCTCTTGTTTTTTCTCTTTGATAATCTTCAGGATAATGACCAGATTCAATTAAAATAGTATTGTAACCTAATTTTTGAAAATTATCTCCTGTTGCTGTTGGGTAAAATTCATCTGTATATCTACCCACAAAAATCGGAATTAGCTGCTGTAACATGGCATTCATTGCCACAATTACATTCATTGTTTCAATTCTACCTTTTGTAAGCGCTCTAGTTTCTTCTTCTGAAGGTGCTAAAAATGAAATGGTTGCAGGGTTTTGAGTGCCTTCTACATTAAAAATGGTTCTTTGATCGTGTAAATTAAAGCAAAAAGAAGGATGGAAATCTTCTAAAACCTTTCTTAGTAAAATGCTTTCTTTTGCTACCCTATCTACAGCATCTCTATTTAAATCGACTTTATTGGCGTTAACTCTGGTATAGTTTTGAGCACCATCAGGATTTAAAATTGGGATAAATAATAAGGTACATTCCTTTAAAATTGTTTTAATTTCATCTGAGTTATTAGCAGTAAAGCAATTAAACAAATCAAAAAGGGCTCTAGTTCCTGTACTCTCATTTCCATGCATTTGCGACCAAAGCAAAACTTTCTTTTTACCAGAACCAATTTTAAATGTAAAAATGTCTCTACCTTCTTCTGACACACCTATTTTATGAATGGAAAATGCATTTTTATGCTTTTCAAATAAAGGTAAGATTTGCTCTAGGGTAATCCATTTACCAAAAAGCTTTTCTTCTTTTTGATTTTTATATAATTCTTGTAAAATTTCTGGAGATATAATATTCACTCAATATAATTTTTAACCGAAACAAATTTACACTAATGATGGCTAGCTAACAATTCTATCTTATGAAATAACACGATTTTCAAAGAAATAAACTAGTAAGATGATTTATTAAAACAAATCACTATTTTTAAATTGATTCATCATTGCTAAATATTTGAAAACGCAACTTTAAATGTATTTAAAACCCTGATATTTAAATAAATATAATTTATTAGTTAGACTTTTAGATTAAATGCAAATACTATCTTATCATTCAAATAGTTTAGGTTTAGGAATAAGATTATTATTATTTTATATTTGGTACCCTTAAAATTTTACAATGTTAAACACAGTAGCTTTTATCAATAGATTAAAACAGATTATGGAGCATCATCAATTTTCAGCTTCTTCTTTTGCTGATAAAGTTGGTGTTCAAAGATCTAGCATTTCGCATATTTTATCTGGTAGGAATAAGCCAAGTTTAGATTTTGTATTAAAAATTAATACGGTTTTTAATGATTTGGATTTAGAATGGTTGCTAAATGGCACAGGGAGTTATCCAAAGTCTCAAGATGAATTCTCAAATTCAGGTACTACAATTAAAAATACTTCAAAGTCCAAAAAGGAAATTCAAAGAATTGTAACTTTTTATACTGATGGTACTTTTGAAGAATTTATAAAATAATTTATTGACTATAAAACAATGAAAAAACCAGCTATAAAGCTGGTTTTTCTATAAAATATATGAGGTATATTTTTACTGGTTTCCTAAAATAATAGGTAATCCATCTTTTCCAGAACCAATAACAATTACCTTACTGTTTGGAGACTTAGACAATTCTAATGTAGCATCTATACCTTTTTCTTGTAAGATTTTTTCTGTTAATGAAGCACTTAATATTTTATTTGCAACAGCTTTACCTTCAGCATCAATTTTTTGTCTTTCAGCCTCTTTTTTAGCTTTTGCAAGTCTAAACTCATATTCTAAAGATTCTTGTTCTTGCTTTAATTTCGTTTCAATTGCAGTTCTAATTGTAGTTGGTAATTTAACGTCTTCTACTAATACTCTCTTTACCGTTAAAAACTGTCCTTCCAACACTAATTTTACTTCGTCTAAGATTTCTTGCTCAATTACATCTCTCTTACTAGAATATAATTGCTCTGGTGTATAACGCCCTACAACGCTTCTTGCTGCTGCATTAATTGCAGGATCTAATAATTCGCGTTCATAATCTTCACCTTTCGTTTTAATTAAAGAACCTAAGTTTGAAAATTCTGGCTCATACCAAATTGTACCATTTACTTTAACTTCTAAACCGTTTACAGAAAGTACATTCATTTCATCAGAAATAGACTGCTGACGTACTTTTCTAATAATCATTCTGTTCCAAGGCGCTACAATGTGAAAACCTTCACCATACGTTTTCTCTGTATTAATACCATCTCCTAAGGTTTCAAAGATTACTCCACCTTCACCTGGACCAATTGTTACTGTTGATTTAGAAAAAAGAATAATAACTGCAATTACAATAAGTACTAAAAAAACTCCACCTTTTGGGAAGTTGAATTCCATTTGATTATTTGCCATTTTGTATTTTATTTATTTTTATCAAATTTACGATTTATAACCTTTAAAGACAATTCATTCAAGGCTATATTTTGCCATTATATTTTCTTACAAACCATTCTATACTTAATAAACCTATAGCAACGAATAAAAGCCATTTCCAATTGATTAAATTTTCTTCGATTTTATTAGATTTTTGAATTGTGTAATAATTTTCATTACTCATTAATTCTTGACTAAGCTGCTCAATTTCATTAGGATAATACAATTGGCCATCTGTATTTAAAGCAAGTGTATTCAGTTTGTCTTTATTTGCATTTGTAAATTGTTGTTCAATTTCGAATTCTGACACTTTAAATCTACCAGTTTTTCGAATGTTTTGATTTTCAACAGTAACTTCATAGAAATAATCACCAGAAGCTAAGTTTTCTATTTCTGCTTGATACGACTTTTTTATCAAAGAAAATGGAATGGATGTAACCTCTTTACTTTCAGAATTTGTAACTTTTATTTCTAAATTTGCTCTATCATCAAATCTGTAATTTTTATCAGTATAAAAAGCAGCAATTTTAATACTTGAATTTGCAGGATGAATACTTTCAACATTTACCTCTAACCTATTTCGTTTTTTAGTAGAGGCTAAATATTGAATAATGTTTCCTATAAAATTATCAAATTCTTCAAACGAATTTGTATTTAAGTAGCTGGTAGCTCTCCATTTCCAAATACCTTCTCCTAACAAAAATCCTTTTTTAGTAGAGTTCGATTCTAAGAAAGTTAATAATGGCTGCTTGGTTATTACTCCATTTAAATTTTGAAAAATCAAAGTTTGTTTTTCACCTGAAATGGTAACATCTCCAAATTTATCGGTTAAAGGAGGCAAATTATTAAAGTTGATATCTTCTTGTAAGAAAGTTAAAAAGCTTTCATTATAAAATGGAATTAAATTTTCAGTTTGATTAATCGCATTTTTAGAAATACCTATATTTTGCTGATTGATAAAACTCCAATTCGTATTTGCACCAGAAATTAACCAATAATTAGATTCCGATTTTTTAAGTTGATTAAGTATTGCATTAAATTTTATTGTTGGTTGATAGAGTATGACTAATTGGTAGTCATTTACGTTTTCTTTAAATTTATCAATGCTAAAAATTTCTAAAGAACGTTGTTTATTGCTTTCAATAGCTTTTTTTAAGGCCCCTAAATCAGGATGAACTATTGAGCTAATTAAAGCTATTTTAGTTTGTTCGTTAATTACTTCTATAGAAAATGATTTAACATTATTCTTACTATTTTTTTCGTTCTCTAGTTTTCCTACAGAAACTGTATAATATTGTAAACCCTCAGTAAGTGATTTTAGTTCTGCTGAAATGGTAGCAGACTTTTTAGTTTTGCTAAAATTTACTTGTTTTTGATAAATTCTTTTTCCGTTTTTAATAATAGATACAGGTAATCTATTAGAAAGGGTTCCATCATAATTTAGTATGATTTCTACAGGAAATTTATTGTTTAAATAACTGTATTTATTCACATTTACTTGAGCTATACTAACATCTTCATACTTTGTAGTATCGCCAATAACTATAGGATAAATAGATTGTTCAGATGTTATAAAACTATAATCTAAACCTTTAGTTTGATTGCCATCAGTTAGAACTACAATAGGAGATTTTTTTCCTTTCTGTAATTCATTTACATCTTGAATTGCCTTAGAAATGTTAGTATTTGTATTATCAAAACTTAAGCTATCTAATATTTGTAAATCATTACCAAACGAAAATTTTTCTATTGAAAATTTATTGGCTAATGCTTTATTTCTTTCTAATAGTGTAATTAAATCGTTTACGGTTTGATTTTCTTCAAAGTAATCTATAGAGCTAGAATTATCAACTAATAAAGATAAAACAGGCTTTTCGTTTGTAGTTTTTGTGCTTTCTATTTTAGGGTTAATTAAAAGAATTAGCAGTAAAAATAGACTACTAAATTTTAAAACGAATAAAATCTTGGGAAGTGTACTATTATCACTCTGCTTATAAAAATATTGATAGTAAGCAATTAAAACACTTATTAAAAGTGCCAAAAGAATTAGAAAATAAGTAATTGCAGTCAATTTTAAAATTTAAAGGAAAGATATACATATCACATCAAAAAAAAAACCTACAACGAATAAAGTTGTAGGTTAGTTTTTATCAAATTGATATGGTTTCTATAGGGATTCCCAAAAGGGGTTTAGGGTTTACGTTTTCAGAAAGCAATAAAATTTAGGGAAATTTTTTAGGGCCTACTTTCTTTCTACACTGTAAAGATACAATGCGTTTGAAGTTAAATTTCTGAAAATTAGATAGAAACCTTGTAAGCTTAGATAATCAGTAATAAAGATTAGATAAGCTGAAATTTGTTATTATTTTTCTTTTTAGAATTGGTATTCTATGTTAGCATACCCCCATCAACAGAAAGTGTTTGTCCTGTAATGTATGCACTCATATCTGAAGCTAAGAATATGCAAGCATTTGCAATATCTTCTGGCTTCCCTCCTCTTTTTAAAGGAATAGAATCTCTCCAACTTTGAACAGTTGCTTCGTCTAATTTATCTGTCATTTCAGTTTCTATGAAACCTGGAGCAATTACATTACTTCTTACATTTCTAGAACCTAATTCTAAAGCCACTGATTTAGAAAAACCTACTATACCAGCTTTTGATGCTGCATAATTTGTTTGACCTGCATTTCCTTTTAAACCAACAACAGAACTCATGTTAATTATAGAACCAGCTCTTTGCTTCATCATTGGTCTAATTACTGCTTTTGTTAAATTAAAAACAGACTTTAAGTTTACTTCAATTACTTTATCAAAATCATCTTCAGAAATACGCATCAATAAATTATCTTTTGTAATTCCTGCGTTATTTACCAAAATATCTATTGAACCAAATTCTGCTAAAACTTCTTTAGCTAATTCTTGAGCAGCATCAAAGTTTGCTGCATTAGATTGGTAACCTTTTGCAGAAACACCTAAAGCTTTTAATTCTTCTTCTAAAGCATTTGCTGCATCAACAGATGAACTGTAAGTAAAAGCTACATTTGCACCTTGCTTAGCAAATTCGATGGCTATTCCACGACCAATACCTCTTGTTGCTCCTGTAATTATTGCTGATTTATTTTCTAATAATTTCATAAAGTTTGATTTTGTTTAACTCTAATATAAAAAAGAAATTCCCGTTTTTAACGGGAATATTCTCTTCTATATAATTAAATATGTAGTTTCTTATTTTAAAACGCTTGCTACCATTTCTCCTATTTTTGCAGGAGAACTTACTACGTGCACACCATTTTCTTCTAATATTTTCATTTTAGCTTGTGCAGTATCATCTGCTCCACCAACAATAGCTCCTGCATGTCCCATAGTTCTACCTGCAGGTGCAGTTTGCCCAGCAATAAAACCAACAACAGGTTTTCTATTACCATCAGCTTTAATCCACTGTGCAGCTTCAGCCTCTAGGTTTCCACCTATTTCACCAATCATTACAATTGCTTCAGTTTCATCATCATTCATTAACATCTCTACAGCTTCTTTTGTAGTTGTTCCAATAATAGGATCACCACCAATACCAATAGCAGTTGTTATTCCATAACCTTGTTTTACAACTTGGTCTGCAGCTTCGTAAGTTAAAGTTCCTGATTTAGAAACAATACCTACTTTACCTTTTTTAAAGATAAAACCTGGCATAATACCTACTTTAGCTTCGTCTGGAGTAATAACTCCTGGACAGTTAGGCCCAACTAATCTAGTATCTTTATCTGCTATATAAGCTTTAACTTTAACCATGTCTGCTGTAGGAATACCCTCAGTAATACAAATGATAACTTTTATTCCTGCATCAGCAGATTCCATAATAGCATCAGCTGCAAATGCTGGTGGTACAAAAATTATTGAAGTATCAGCACCTGCTTTTTCTACAGCTTCTACAACTGTATTAAAAACTGGCTTTCCTAAATGTTCTTGACCTCCTTTACCTGGAGTAACACCACCAACAACATTGGTACCATAATCAATCATTTGGCCAGCGTGAAAAGTACCTTCACTTCCTGTAAAACCTTGTACAATAATTTTTGAATTTTTATTTACTAAAACACTCATGGTTCTTTTTTTAATTTAGTTACACAAAAATAGTTATTGTTTACTTTTATAAAAAACTTATTTGCGATTTATTTTTCTTTTAGCAGTCTTTTTAATCCTGCTAATTGTTTTAACTTTTCTCTTGATTCTTCGATTGGTGTTCCGAAATAAGATTTACCTCCTGGAACTGATTTAGTAACACCTGTTTGCCCTAGAATTACAGCCCCTTTTCCTATAGTGATTCCGCTATTTGTACCTACTTGTCCCCAAATGGTTACTTCATCTTCTATAACTACACAACCTGCAATACCTGTTTGTGATGCAATTAGACATTTCTTACCTATAACTGTATCATGACCAACATGAACTTGATTATCAATCTTAGTGCCTTCTTTAATAGTAGTATCACCAGTAACTCCTTTGTCTATTGTACATGAAGCACCCAAATCTACATGATCTTCCAAAATAACTCTACCTCCAGAAATAAGCTTATCAAAACCACTTGGTCTATTTTTATAATAAAAAGCGTCTGCTCCTAAAACTGTATTTGCATGGATGGTGCAGTTATTACCAATGATTGCATTATCATAAATGGAAACGTTTGGATGTATGATACAATTACTCCCAATTTTTACGTTATTCCCAATAAATACATTAGGTTGTATTGTTGTGTTATCGCCAATAATAGCTGTTTCTGAAATACTTACAGAAGAAGCAATAAAAGGATTAAAATGATTGGTAATCTTATTAAAATCTCTAAAAGGATCATCTGAAATTAAAAGAGCTTTACCTTCAGG contains the following coding sequences:
- a CDS encoding UDP-3-O-(3-hydroxymyristoyl)glucosamine N-acyltransferase, with the protein product MKFKKPQTLQEIATLLNVEFIGDANFEVLGINEIHVVEKGDIVFVDHPKYYDKALNSAATTILINKKVDCPEGKALLISDDPFRDFNKITNHFNPFIASSVSISETAIIGDNTTIQPNVFIGNNVKIGSNCIIHPNVSIYDNAIIGNNCTIHANTVLGADAFYYKNRPSGFDKLISGGRVILEDHVDLGASCTIDKGVTGDTTIKEGTKIDNQVHVGHDTVIGKKCLIASQTGIAGCVVIEDEVTIWGQVGTNSGITIGKGAVILGQTGVTKSVPGGKSYFGTPIEESREKLKQLAGLKRLLKEK